From a region of the Wolbachia endosymbiont (group B) of Gerris lacustris genome:
- a CDS encoding transporter associated domain-containing protein yields the protein MNKKKTLVEKIAYRIFLFLFNKTSVLKKCATEALMGDLSDLDILSSLLKFRDCSIMDIMTPRKEICAVDIESSKDKVIKKVKNTYHAKIPTYKNNFDNVIGFFYVKDIIFNKNKDFNLRNIIQNVIFVPASMKATNLFIRMKSSKSYLAIVLDEYGGTDGLISMTDLIKELIPNIDNENEVNSEYTITELSQSKFEMSARALIKDIEENLKIELCDSEEDYVTLGGLILSIAGKVPSVNEVVKYKNGIKFIIKDANERYINKIILDLSDCKN from the coding sequence AGAAAAAATAGCATACAGAATTTTTCTCTTTCTCTTCAATAAAACTTCTGTGTTAAAAAAATGTGCTACTGAGGCATTAATGGGTGATCTGTCAGATCTTGACATACTTAGTAGTCTATTAAAATTCCGTGATTGTAGCATCATGGATATAATGACCCCACGTAAGGAGATATGTGCAGTAGACATTGAATCGAGCAAGGATAAGGTAATAAAGAAGGTGAAAAACACTTACCATGCTAAGATACCAACTTATAAGAATAACTTTGACAACGTAATAGGCTTTTTTTACGTAAAAGATATCATTTTCAATAAGAATAAAGATTTTAATCTGAGAAATATTATACAAAATGTGATATTTGTCCCAGCCTCAATGAAAGCAACAAATCTTTTTATTAGGATGAAATCTTCTAAATCATATTTGGCTATTGTATTGGATGAATATGGCGGAACTGATGGTTTAATCTCAATGACTGATCTTATAAAAGAGTTAATACCAAATATCGATAACGAGAACGAGGTAAATTCCGAATACACCATTACTGAACTATCTCAAAGTAAATTTGAAATGTCAGCAAGAGCCCTTATAAAGGATATAGAGGAAAATCTAAAAATAGAGTTGTGTGACTCTGAAGAGGATTATGTTACACTTGGTGGTTTGATTCTTTCAATTGCTGGTAAGGTACCTTCTGTAAATGAAGTTGTAAAGTATAAAAATGGTATAAAGTTTATTATTAAGGATGCAAATGAACGGTACATTAACAAAATAATACTAGACTTAAGCGATTGCAAAAATTAA
- a CDS encoding histidine phosphotransferase family protein, giving the protein MQYRKLFIKKKVKLKWRISECPTENLIERINKIISNMVITIVSAVAQIELVSILLTKTEDKTLLTIKVVNKHKSISTSLVSKLTKKNDINLDTKDISIYMTSLLLEHYNTKINYTCESNSLNIGLTIT; this is encoded by the coding sequence ATCCAATATAGAAAATTATTTATTAAAAAAAAAGTAAAGCTTAAGTGGAGGATAAGTGAATGCCCTACAGAAAACTTAATTGAAAGAATAAATAAGATAATCTCCAATATGGTGATAACTATAGTCAGTGCAGTGGCACAAATTGAATTAGTTTCTATTTTACTGACTAAAACAGAAGATAAAACACTACTAACCATAAAAGTAGTAAATAAACATAAATCAATAAGCACATCATTAGTGAGCAAATTAACAAAAAAAAATGATATTAACCTAGACACAAAAGACATTAGTATCTATATGACTTCTTTACTGTTAGAGCATTATAACACTAAAATCAATTACACTTGTGAAAGTAATTCACTGAATATAGGCTTAACTATAACTTGA
- the purM gene encoding phosphoribosylformylglycinamidine cyclo-ligase produces MNTYAKSGIDLKLYNELIKKVKPIIEKTKGEEVISEVGSFSALFDFSSLSKKYDHPVLVSSTDGVGTKLLIAQEVNKHDTIGIDLVAMCVNDLLAQGATPLFFLDYFATGVLNKNVLLSVIQGIAEGCKESKIALVGGETAEMPGMYGNNHYDLAGFVVGVVDRKQILPNCSIMKAGDFVVGLESNGIHSNGFSLVRHIFKSLGINYNDISPWNNKSWGEILLKPTKIYVDSLLPVMPKVKGIAHITGGGLIDNIPRILSGNLFVDININSWKWPDIFLWLKEEGKIEKREMLKTFNCGIGIVLIVDPDNMKDVESHFQKRGEKIEIIGKLDEAYQPPLDRVVFS; encoded by the coding sequence ATGAATACTTATGCTAAATCTGGAATAGACCTTAAACTATATAATGAACTAATAAAAAAAGTTAAACCTATTATTGAAAAAACTAAAGGAGAAGAAGTAATTAGCGAAGTAGGATCATTTTCCGCATTGTTTGACTTTTCTTCGCTGAGTAAGAAATACGACCATCCAGTACTTGTTTCCTCAACTGATGGAGTGGGCACAAAACTATTAATAGCTCAAGAGGTGAATAAGCATGATACTATAGGTATAGACTTAGTTGCAATGTGTGTAAATGATTTACTTGCACAAGGAGCAACACCTTTATTTTTCCTTGATTACTTTGCAACAGGCGTTTTAAACAAAAACGTTTTATTGTCTGTAATCCAGGGCATTGCAGAAGGGTGCAAGGAATCTAAAATAGCATTAGTTGGTGGAGAAACTGCAGAAATGCCTGGAATGTATGGTAACAATCACTATGACCTTGCAGGGTTTGTGGTTGGTGTTGTTGATCGAAAGCAAATTCTTCCAAACTGTAGTATAATGAAAGCAGGTGACTTTGTAGTTGGTTTAGAATCAAATGGAATTCACTCAAATGGATTTTCTTTGGTGCGCCATATTTTTAAAAGCTTAGGTATAAATTATAATGATATATCTCCATGGAATAATAAATCTTGGGGTGAAATATTACTGAAGCCAACAAAGATATATGTTGATTCTTTGTTGCCTGTTATGCCAAAGGTAAAAGGCATTGCGCATATAACAGGTGGCGGGTTAATAGACAATATTCCAAGAATTCTCTCAGGAAATTTATTTGTAGACATAAATATTAATTCTTGGAAATGGCCAGATATATTTTTATGGCTGAAAGAAGAAGGCAAAATAGAAAAGAGAGAAATGTTAAAAACATTTAATTGCGGCATAGGTATAGTACTGATTGTAGATCCCGATAATATGAAGGATGTGGAAAGCCATTTCCAAAAGCGTGGAGAAAAAATTGAGATTATTGGAAAACTTGATGAAGCATATCAGCCTCCACTTGATAGAGTAGTATTTAGTTAG
- the purC gene encoding phosphoribosylaminoimidazolesuccinocarboxamide synthase, with protein sequence MSPNKIIYEGKAKSIIATEDSLNVIQHFKDDVTAFNKEKYEIIEGKGIINNHVSAFIMEKLEEAGISTHFIKALNEREQLVKKLKITPLEVVVRNIAAGSFCKRFNIKEGEALTSPIIEFFYKNDDLADPMVNENHILYFGWLSHKEMEEVKTTTLKINKILVDLFSNANIYLVDLKLEFGKLINNSTKIILADEISPDNCRLWDKNTHKKLDKDVFRLNLGNLKEAYSEVAKRLSVKLD encoded by the coding sequence ATGTCACCGAATAAAATCATTTACGAAGGTAAAGCAAAATCCATTATAGCAACTGAAGACTCGTTAAATGTCATACAGCACTTTAAAGATGATGTTACAGCGTTCAACAAGGAAAAATATGAAATTATTGAGGGCAAAGGAATAATTAATAATCATGTTAGTGCTTTTATCATGGAAAAGCTTGAAGAAGCAGGAATTAGCACGCACTTTATAAAAGCTCTAAACGAAAGAGAACAGCTAGTCAAGAAGCTCAAGATAACACCTCTTGAGGTAGTGGTTAGAAATATTGCAGCTGGCAGCTTTTGCAAACGTTTTAATATCAAAGAAGGTGAGGCACTTACATCTCCTATAATCGAGTTTTTTTACAAAAATGATGACCTAGCCGACCCAATGGTGAATGAAAATCACATACTATATTTTGGTTGGTTATCCCATAAAGAAATGGAAGAAGTTAAAACTACAACTTTAAAGATCAACAAAATCTTAGTCGACCTATTTTCAAATGCAAATATATATTTAGTTGATCTCAAGTTAGAATTTGGCAAATTGATAAACAACAGCACTAAAATTATTTTAGCCGATGAAATCAGCCCTGATAATTGTAGGCTATGGGATAAAAATACTCATAAAAAGCTAGACAAAGATGTTTTCCGTTTAAATCTAGGAAACTTAAAGGAAGCATACTCAGAAGTTGCAAAAAGACTGTCGGTAAAGTTAGACTAA
- the trmD gene encoding tRNA (guanosine(37)-N1)-methyltransferase TrmD, with product MTFSVTVLTIFPEMFPGFLNYSLAGRALEKKIWNLEIVNIRSFAKDKHSTVDDVPYGGGAGMVMRPDVIGNAVDNVLSAHKNTRFIYMTPSGTKFNQSIAKELTEIPHVTILCGRFEGVDQRVIDVYTPYELSIGDYILSGGEPAAMVVLDACIRLLPGVVNNFDSVAEESFSYSGGMLEYPQYTRPEQWSRYKVPEVLLSGNHRKISDWRREQSYVRTKERRPELLNGDDK from the coding sequence ATGACGTTTAGTGTTACAGTGTTAACCATATTTCCAGAAATGTTCCCCGGGTTTTTGAACTATTCTCTTGCTGGAAGAGCGTTGGAAAAAAAAATATGGAATCTTGAAATAGTAAATATTCGTTCTTTTGCTAAAGATAAACATTCAACTGTGGATGATGTTCCATATGGAGGTGGAGCAGGGATGGTTATGCGCCCAGATGTGATTGGTAATGCAGTTGATAATGTGCTTTCTGCTCATAAAAATACTAGATTTATTTATATGACTCCATCTGGCACAAAATTTAATCAGAGCATTGCAAAGGAGCTAACAGAAATTCCTCATGTAACAATATTGTGTGGTCGATTTGAAGGTGTTGACCAAAGAGTAATTGATGTGTATACTCCTTATGAGTTAAGTATTGGAGATTATATACTTTCGGGAGGTGAGCCAGCTGCAATGGTGGTTCTTGATGCATGTATTAGGCTTCTTCCAGGTGTAGTAAATAATTTCGATAGCGTTGCTGAAGAAAGTTTTAGTTATAGTGGCGGTATGCTTGAATATCCTCAATATACTAGGCCTGAGCAGTGGAGTAGGTATAAAGTTCCTGAGGTTCTGTTGTCTGGCAATCACAGAAAAATAAGTGATTGGAGAAGGGAACAGTCATATGTTAGAACAAAGGAACGTCGACCTGAATTGTTGAATGGAGATGATAAATGA
- the rplS gene encoding 50S ribosomal protein L19, whose protein sequence is MTNLLEKFNEQQIQRLAREIPEFRPGDDLKVTFKVVDGASERIQIFEGVCISKRNRGLHSSFAVRKVSHGESIVSQFFVYSPALVSVQVTRKGKVRRAKLYYLCKLFGKAARIKERTTYVKKKSK, encoded by the coding sequence ATGACAAACTTACTTGAAAAATTTAACGAACAACAAATACAAAGATTAGCTAGAGAAATACCAGAGTTTCGTCCCGGCGATGATTTGAAGGTCACTTTTAAAGTAGTTGACGGTGCAAGTGAACGTATACAGATATTTGAAGGTGTATGTATATCAAAAAGGAATCGCGGGTTACATTCTTCTTTTGCAGTCAGAAAAGTGAGCCATGGAGAAAGTATAGTGTCTCAATTTTTTGTTTATTCTCCTGCACTGGTTTCAGTGCAAGTGACAAGAAAAGGAAAGGTTCGTAGAGCAAAATTATATTATTTGTGCAAGCTATTTGGGAAAGCTGCAAGAATCAAAGAACGTACTACTTATGTTAAAAAAAAATCTAAGTAG
- the pstA gene encoding phosphate ABC transporter permease PstA: protein MSIKKNFLKLLQSKRVHARVKRKNKKNNILCFCSFTALIVSIGCPICILLSILVNSYSALTVTKILLPIEINAGLILTNNPGDLRYKSISLLNNSLHKVFEGIDFKDSDEILSRNSYKELERFFRKKVRNSGEYGIWFTASSVINSVYKNKCSNDHYAKLLDRLKEKGRVRKFFNKSLFLKSDSREPENAGILGAFIGSLMTIIVCLALALPIGIMSGICLYEFMPKNKLITNIVEISMNNLAAVPSIIFGVVGLTLYLGIFGLPRSSPFVGGMTLSFMMLPNIIIATKNAFTNVPIAIKDAAFALGAPHIKVILDHSLPIALPRIIHGAVLAIARILGESSPLLMIGMVAFIADTPTSFFDPATVLPVQIYIWSSSPEIAFIELAAIAIIALLLMLFALNLIANFVKRKFEFFDS from the coding sequence ATGAGTATAAAGAAAAACTTCCTTAAGTTACTTCAATCTAAGCGCGTACATGCTCGTGTAAAAAGAAAAAATAAAAAGAACAACATTTTATGCTTTTGCTCTTTTACAGCACTGATTGTCTCAATTGGTTGTCCTATATGTATATTACTAAGTATATTAGTTAACTCTTATAGTGCTTTAACAGTAACGAAAATTTTATTGCCAATTGAAATAAATGCTGGTCTTATTTTAACTAATAATCCTGGTGATTTACGATATAAGTCCATTAGCCTACTCAATAACTCTTTACATAAAGTGTTTGAAGGAATTGACTTTAAAGACAGTGACGAAATTTTAAGTCGTAACTCTTACAAGGAGCTAGAGAGATTTTTTCGTAAGAAAGTAAGAAATAGTGGTGAATATGGGATTTGGTTTACTGCATCGAGTGTGATCAATTCAGTATATAAAAATAAATGTTCTAATGATCATTATGCTAAATTACTTGATCGGCTTAAAGAAAAGGGAAGAGTAAGAAAATTTTTTAATAAGTCTCTGTTTCTTAAGTCTGATTCTCGTGAGCCCGAGAATGCGGGGATTTTAGGGGCATTTATCGGTTCATTAATGACAATTATAGTATGCTTAGCGTTGGCATTGCCAATAGGAATTATGTCAGGTATCTGTCTTTATGAATTTATGCCTAAAAATAAGTTAATAACCAATATTGTAGAAATTAGCATGAATAACCTTGCTGCAGTGCCTTCGATAATATTTGGTGTGGTAGGATTGACTCTCTACTTGGGCATATTTGGGTTACCCCGTTCTTCACCGTTTGTTGGCGGGATGACTCTTTCATTTATGATGCTGCCTAATATTATTATTGCAACAAAAAATGCCTTTACAAACGTTCCTATTGCAATAAAAGATGCAGCGTTTGCGCTAGGTGCACCTCACATCAAGGTGATATTGGATCACTCTTTACCGATTGCGTTGCCACGGATAATACATGGTGCAGTGCTTGCAATTGCAAGGATTTTAGGCGAATCTTCCCCTTTACTTATGATAGGCATGGTAGCATTTATTGCTGATACACCTACATCCTTCTTCGATCCGGCAACTGTTTTACCTGTACAAATATACATATGGTCAAGTAGTCCTGAAATTGCATTTATTGAGCTTGCTGCCATTGCAATTATAGCTTTATTGTTAATGCTATTTGCTTTGAATTTAATAGCAAATTTTGTAAAAAGAAAGTTCGAGTTTTTTGATTCATGA
- a CDS encoding phosphoribosylformylglycinamidine synthase subunit PurQ → MKIIVLSGYGLNCEKETAFAFIECSKKLDISNVEVKIVHINEVISNPDELKSSNILAIPGGFSYGDDTGAGNAFALRIKNNLLDEFQDFLFQDKLIIGICNGCQILVKLVPEFSNLALTSNDIGNYQCRWIRVRVNPQSNSVWLRGLSELYLPVAHGEGRFFMDQDILNQLIENNSVALRYVDENGDYANLQFPYNPNGSMYDLAALSDKSGRVLALMPHPERGIFFTQQDNWPLEKEKCKRSGVAMPKYGDGMLIFENALKYFC, encoded by the coding sequence ATGAAAATTATTGTTTTATCTGGTTATGGCTTGAATTGTGAAAAAGAAACTGCATTTGCATTTATAGAATGCAGTAAAAAACTTGATATCAGCAATGTAGAAGTAAAAATCGTTCACATTAATGAAGTTATAAGTAATCCAGATGAACTAAAATCAAGTAATATACTTGCAATTCCAGGAGGTTTTTCTTACGGTGATGACACTGGTGCTGGCAATGCATTTGCTTTGCGTATAAAAAACAACTTGTTAGACGAATTTCAAGATTTCTTATTTCAGGATAAGCTTATTATAGGGATATGTAATGGTTGCCAGATATTAGTAAAGTTAGTTCCAGAATTCTCTAATCTAGCTTTAACCTCTAATGATATAGGCAATTACCAATGTCGTTGGATTAGAGTGAGAGTTAATCCGCAGAGTAATTCTGTTTGGCTACGGGGCCTGAGTGAGCTATATCTTCCTGTTGCTCATGGAGAAGGCAGGTTTTTTATGGATCAAGATATTTTAAATCAATTGATTGAAAATAATTCCGTTGCACTGCGTTACGTTGATGAAAATGGTGACTATGCAAATTTACAATTTCCTTACAATCCAAACGGATCTATGTACGATCTGGCAGCTTTATCAGATAAAAGTGGAAGAGTGCTAGCTTTAATGCCTCACCCAGAGAGAGGAATATTTTTTACTCAGCAGGACAACTGGCCTCTTGAAAAAGAAAAATGTAAACGTTCAGGAGTGGCTATGCCAAAATATGGTGATGGAATGCTCATATTTGAGAATGCACTGAAGTATTTTTGTTAA